In Yersinia enterocolitica subsp. enterocolitica, one DNA window encodes the following:
- a CDS encoding amino acid permease, translated as MSIQQEGAELKRGLKNRHIQLIALGGAIGTGLFLGIAQTIQMAGPSVLLGYAIGGFIAFLIMRQLGEMVVEEPVAGSFSHFAYKYWGNFAGFASGWNYWVLYVLVAMAELTAVGIYVQYWWPEIPTWVSAAVFFLAINAINLANVKVYGEMEFWFAIIKVVAIIAMILFGGWLLLSGQGGPEATVTNLWAQGGFFPNGIMGLVMAMAVIMFSFGGLELVGITAAEAENPAQSIPKATNQVIYRILLFYIGSLAILLSLYPWGKVVEGGSPFVLIFHALNSNVVATVLNVVVLTAALSVYNSCVYCNSRMLFGLAKQGNGPKMLLKVDGRGVPVIAIAVSAFATAFCVLINYLIPGRAFELLMALVVSALVINWAMISLAHLKFRAAKNRQGVIPQFKAFWYPFSNYLCLLFLTGILVIMYLTPGIQISVLLIPVWVVVLALGYGVKQKNKC; from the coding sequence ATGAGTATTCAACAGGAAGGTGCGGAGCTAAAGCGGGGGCTTAAAAACCGTCACATTCAGCTTATTGCCTTAGGTGGCGCTATTGGTACCGGGCTATTTCTCGGTATCGCGCAGACCATTCAAATGGCGGGGCCTTCAGTGTTACTGGGGTACGCGATTGGCGGTTTTATCGCGTTTCTGATTATGCGCCAGTTAGGGGAAATGGTGGTTGAGGAGCCGGTGGCAGGTTCGTTTAGCCACTTTGCTTATAAATACTGGGGCAATTTTGCCGGTTTTGCTTCCGGCTGGAACTACTGGGTACTGTACGTGTTAGTGGCGATGGCAGAACTCACTGCTGTCGGTATCTACGTACAATATTGGTGGCCGGAGATCCCAACATGGGTTTCTGCCGCAGTATTTTTCCTCGCGATTAATGCCATCAATCTGGCAAACGTGAAAGTATATGGCGAGATGGAGTTCTGGTTTGCCATCATTAAAGTGGTCGCCATTATTGCCATGATCCTATTTGGCGGCTGGTTATTGCTGAGCGGCCAGGGTGGGCCGGAGGCAACAGTCACCAACTTATGGGCGCAAGGCGGCTTCTTCCCCAATGGCATCATGGGGTTAGTGATGGCAATGGCGGTAATTATGTTCTCCTTCGGTGGGCTTGAGTTAGTCGGCATCACCGCAGCGGAAGCCGAAAACCCAGCCCAAAGCATCCCGAAAGCCACCAATCAGGTTATCTATCGTATCCTGTTGTTCTATATCGGTTCTCTGGCAATTTTGCTGTCACTTTACCCGTGGGGCAAAGTCGTCGAAGGCGGCAGCCCGTTTGTGCTGATCTTCCATGCATTGAACAGTAATGTGGTGGCCACGGTATTGAACGTCGTGGTATTGACGGCGGCATTGTCGGTCTACAACAGCTGTGTTTACTGTAATAGCCGTATGCTGTTCGGTTTAGCCAAGCAAGGTAATGGCCCGAAAATGCTGTTGAAAGTCGATGGTCGCGGCGTACCGGTTATTGCCATTGCCGTTTCCGCCTTCGCCACCGCTTTCTGCGTGCTGATTAACTATTTGATTCCGGGGCGCGCGTTTGAATTGCTGATGGCACTGGTGGTATCAGCACTGGTGATCAATTGGGCGATGATTAGCCTGGCACACCTTAAATTCCGTGCGGCGAAAAACCGTCAGGGCGTTATCCCGCAATTCAAAGCATTCTGGTATCCGTTTAGTAACTACCTGTGTTTACTATTCCTAACCGGTATTTTGGTGATTATGTATCTGACGCCGGGTATCCAGATTTCAGTACTGTTGATTCCGGTATGGGTAGTGGTGTTGGCGCTGGGTTATGGGGTTAAACAGAAAAATAAGTGTTAA
- the pdhR gene encoding pyruvate dehydrogenase complex transcriptional repressor PdhR, translating to MAYNKIRQPKLSDVIEQQLEYLILEGTLRPGEKLLPERELAKQFDVSRPSLREAIQRLEAKGLLLRRQGGGTFVQTNLWQSFSDPLAELLADHPESQFDLLETRHALEGVAAYYAALRGTDEDLQRIRECHTVIQQAQDSGDLDAEADAVMQYQVAVTEAAHNVVLLHLLRCMGPMLEQNVKQNFELLYSRREMLATVSSHRAGIFEAIVAREPEKAREASHRHLAFIEEILLDLSREHSRRERSLRRLQQRKD from the coding sequence ATGGCCTACAACAAAATACGTCAGCCCAAATTATCAGATGTCATTGAGCAGCAGCTTGAATACCTGATCTTGGAAGGGACGCTACGCCCGGGTGAAAAGTTGTTGCCTGAGCGCGAGTTGGCGAAGCAATTTGATGTTTCCCGACCTTCTCTGCGAGAAGCAATCCAGCGCCTGGAAGCCAAGGGGCTGTTATTGCGCCGTCAGGGTGGTGGCACTTTCGTGCAAACCAATCTGTGGCAAAGCTTTAGCGATCCGCTGGCTGAATTGCTGGCCGACCATCCAGAATCACAATTCGACTTGTTAGAAACCCGCCATGCTCTCGAAGGTGTCGCTGCCTATTATGCTGCACTGCGCGGTACTGATGAAGATCTACAACGTATTCGTGAATGCCATACTGTTATTCAGCAAGCACAGGATAGCGGCGATTTGGATGCCGAGGCTGATGCTGTTATGCAGTATCAAGTGGCGGTCACCGAGGCCGCACATAATGTAGTGTTACTGCATTTACTGCGTTGCATGGGGCCGATGCTGGAACAAAATGTTAAACAAAACTTTGAATTGCTTTACTCGCGCCGCGAAATGCTGGCAACGGTGAGCAGTCACCGCGCCGGGATTTTTGAGGCGATTGTGGCTCGTGAGCCAGAGAAAGCTCGCGAAGCCTCACACCGTCACTTGGCGTTTATCGAGGAAATTCTGTTGGACCTCAGTCGGGAGCACAGTCGCCGTGAGCGATCTTTGCGTCGGCTCCAGCAGCGCAAGGACTAA
- the aceE gene encoding pyruvate dehydrogenase (acetyl-transferring), homodimeric type, which produces MSERLNNDVDPIETRDWLQAIESVIREEGVERAQYLIDQVLGEARKGGVSVAAGSASRDYINTIPVEEEPAYPGNLELERRIRSAIRWNAVMTVLRASKKDLDLGGHMASFQSSATFYEVCFNHFFRARNQKDGGDLVYFQGHISPGVYARAFLEGRLTQEQMDNFRQEVDGKGLSSYPHPKLMPEFWQFPTVSMGLGPISAIYQAKFLKYLSHRGLKDTSAQTVYAFLGDGEMDEPESKGAITIATREKLDNLVFVINCNLQRLDGPVTGNGKIINELEGIFSGAGWQVLKVIWGGRWDELLRKDTSGKLIQLMNETLDGDYQTFKSKDGAYVREHFFGRFPETAALVKDMSDDEIWSLNRGGHDPKKVFAALKKAQETTGKPTVILAHTIKGYGMGETAEGKNIAHQVKKMNMEGVHHFRDRFNVPVADADIEKLPYITFEKDSEEYKYLHERRQALEGYVPTRMPKFTEKLEMPALSDFSSLLEEQNKEISTTIAFVRALNVMLKNKSIKDRIVPIIADEARTFGMEGLFRQIGIYSPNGQQYTPQDREQVAYYKEDEKGQILQEGINELGAASSWLAAATSYSTNDLPMIPFYIYYSMFGFQRIGDLCWAAGDQQARGFLIGGTSGRTTLNGEGLQHEDGHSHIQSLTIPNCISYDPAYAYEVAVIMHDGLVRMYGDAQENIYYYLTTLNENYHMPAMPQGAEEGIRKGIYKLETLEGKNGKVQLLGSGSILRHVREAAQILANDYGVGSDTYSVTSFTELARDGQDCERWNMLHPTETPRVPYIAQVMNEAPAVASTDYMKLFAEQVRTFVPASDYRVLGTDGFGRSDSRENLRHHFEVDASYVVVAALGELAKRGEIEASVVADAIKKFNINPEKVNPRLA; this is translated from the coding sequence ATGTCAGAACGTTTAAATAATGACGTGGATCCGATCGAAACCCGCGACTGGCTACAGGCGATCGAATCGGTCATCCGTGAAGAGGGTGTTGAGCGTGCTCAGTATCTGATTGATCAGGTTTTGGGCGAAGCCCGTAAAGGTGGTGTGAGTGTTGCAGCTGGTTCAGCCAGCCGTGATTACATCAATACTATCCCGGTAGAAGAAGAACCGGCTTATCCTGGCAACCTGGAGCTGGAGCGTCGTATTCGTTCCGCGATCCGTTGGAATGCCGTGATGACCGTGTTGCGTGCATCGAAGAAAGATCTGGATTTGGGCGGCCACATGGCATCCTTCCAATCTTCTGCTACCTTCTACGAGGTTTGCTTCAACCACTTCTTCCGTGCTCGTAACCAAAAAGACGGCGGCGATCTGGTTTACTTCCAGGGTCACATCTCTCCGGGCGTTTACGCACGTGCCTTCCTTGAAGGCCGCTTGACACAAGAACAGATGGATAACTTCCGTCAGGAAGTTGACGGTAAAGGTTTGTCTTCTTACCCGCACCCGAAACTGATGCCTGAATTCTGGCAGTTCCCTACTGTCTCTATGGGCCTTGGCCCAATCAGTGCCATCTATCAGGCTAAGTTCCTGAAATATCTGTCTCACCGTGGTCTGAAAGACACTTCAGCACAGACCGTATACGCCTTCCTGGGCGACGGCGAGATGGATGAGCCAGAATCCAAAGGTGCGATCACCATCGCCACCCGTGAAAAACTGGATAACCTGGTTTTCGTTATCAACTGTAACTTGCAGCGCCTTGATGGCCCGGTTACCGGTAACGGCAAAATCATTAATGAGCTGGAAGGTATCTTCAGTGGTGCTGGCTGGCAGGTTCTGAAAGTGATTTGGGGTGGTCGTTGGGATGAGCTGCTGCGGAAAGATACCAGCGGTAAACTGATCCAACTGATGAACGAAACGCTGGATGGCGACTACCAAACCTTCAAATCCAAAGACGGCGCTTATGTGCGCGAACACTTCTTTGGCCGTTTCCCAGAAACTGCTGCATTAGTGAAAGACATGAGCGACGACGAGATCTGGTCTCTGAACCGTGGCGGTCATGATCCGAAGAAAGTCTTTGCTGCACTGAAAAAAGCACAAGAAACCACTGGCAAACCAACTGTTATCCTGGCCCACACCATTAAAGGTTACGGCATGGGCGAAACAGCTGAAGGTAAAAATATCGCCCACCAGGTGAAGAAAATGAACATGGAAGGGGTTCACCACTTCCGCGATCGTTTCAACGTACCTGTTGCTGATGCTGATATCGAAAAACTGCCATACATTACCTTCGAAAAAGATTCCGAAGAGTACAAGTATCTGCACGAACGTCGTCAGGCGCTGGAAGGCTATGTGCCAACTCGTATGCCTAAGTTCACTGAAAAGCTGGAAATGCCAGCATTGTCAGATTTCAGCTCCTTGCTGGAAGAGCAGAACAAAGAAATTTCTACCACTATCGCCTTCGTACGTGCGTTGAACGTGATGCTGAAGAACAAGTCTATCAAAGACCGCATTGTTCCAATCATCGCTGATGAAGCGCGTACCTTCGGTATGGAAGGTCTGTTCCGTCAGATTGGTATTTACAGCCCGAATGGTCAGCAGTACACCCCGCAAGACCGTGAACAGGTTGCTTATTACAAAGAAGACGAAAAAGGCCAGATCCTGCAAGAAGGGATCAACGAACTGGGTGCTGCTTCTTCCTGGCTGGCTGCTGCGACGTCATACAGCACCAACGACCTGCCAATGATCCCGTTCTATATCTACTACTCCATGTTCGGTTTCCAACGTATTGGCGATCTGTGCTGGGCAGCGGGTGATCAACAGGCACGCGGCTTCTTGATCGGTGGTACTTCAGGTCGTACCACGCTGAACGGTGAAGGTCTGCAACATGAAGATGGTCACAGCCACATTCAGTCACTGACTATCCCGAACTGTATCTCTTATGACCCTGCTTATGCGTATGAAGTTGCTGTCATCATGCATGATGGCCTGGTGCGTATGTACGGTGATGCGCAAGAAAACATCTATTACTACCTGACCACGCTGAACGAAAACTACCACATGCCAGCCATGCCACAGGGCGCAGAAGAAGGTATCCGTAAAGGTATCTACAAGCTGGAAACCCTGGAAGGTAAGAACGGTAAAGTACAGTTGCTGGGTTCTGGTTCGATCCTGCGTCATGTGCGTGAAGCCGCTCAGATTCTGGCTAACGACTACGGCGTAGGTTCTGACACCTACAGCGTAACCTCCTTCACCGAACTGGCGCGTGATGGTCAGGACTGTGAGCGTTGGAACATGCTGCACCCAACTGAAACTCCACGTGTGCCATACATCGCTCAGGTGATGAATGAAGCACCAGCGGTAGCGTCTACCGACTACATGAAACTGTTTGCCGAGCAGGTTCGTACTTTCGTACCAGCCAGCGATTATCGCGTACTGGGTACTGACGGCTTCGGTCGTTCAGACAGCCGCGAAAACCTGCGTCACCACTTCGAAGTTGATGCTTCTTACGTGGTGGTTGCTGCTCTGGGTGAACTGGCTAAACGCGGTGAAATTGAAGCTTCTGTGGTCGCTGATGCGATTAAGAAATTCAACATCAACCCAGAAAAAGTTAACCCGCGTCTGGCTTAA
- the aceF gene encoding pyruvate dehydrogenase complex dihydrolipoyllysine-residue acetyltransferase, whose protein sequence is MSIEIKVPDIGADEVEVTEIMVKVGDTVEAEQSLITVEGDKASMEVPSPQAGVVKEIKIAVGDTVATGKLMMIFEATGAAAAPAKAEEKSAAPAPAAAPAALAVKNVEVPDIGGDEVEVTEVMVKVGDTVAAEQSLITVEGDKASMEVPAPFAGTVKEIKINTGDKVSTGSLIMVFEVAGAAAPAAVTESAPAAPAAPAASAAKNVEVPDIGGDEVEVTEVMVKVGDKVAAEQSLITVEGDKASMEVPAPFAGIVKEIKINTGDKVKTGSLIMVFEVEGAAPAAAPAQQAAPAAAPAKAAAVSAPTASNSKGEFAENDAYVHATPVIRRLAREFGVNLAKVKGTGRKGRILREDVQAYVKDAVKRAEAAPAAATGGGLPGMLPWPKVDFSKFGEIEEVELGRIQKISGANLSRNWVMIPHVTHFDKTDITDLEAFRKLQNDEAAKRKLDVKFTPVVFIMKAVAAALEQMPRFNSSLSEDGQKLTLKKYINIGVAVDTPNGLVVPVFKDVNKKSITELSRELMAISKKARDGKLTAGEMQGGCFTISSLGGIGTTHFAPIVNAPEVAILGVSKSAIEPVWNGKEFQPRLMMPMSLSFDHRVIDGADGARFITIINNMLADIRRLVM, encoded by the coding sequence ATGTCTATCGAAATCAAAGTACCGGACATCGGTGCAGATGAAGTTGAAGTCACCGAAATTATGGTGAAAGTGGGTGATACCGTTGAAGCTGAGCAATCACTTATCACTGTTGAAGGTGATAAAGCTTCTATGGAAGTCCCTTCACCACAGGCCGGTGTGGTTAAAGAAATCAAAATTGCGGTTGGCGATACTGTTGCAACCGGCAAACTAATGATGATCTTCGAAGCAACAGGTGCCGCTGCGGCACCGGCTAAAGCGGAAGAGAAATCAGCGGCCCCTGCTCCGGCAGCGGCTCCTGCAGCATTGGCTGTTAAAAATGTTGAAGTACCCGATATCGGCGGTGATGAAGTTGAAGTCACTGAAGTGATGGTCAAAGTGGGCGACACTGTTGCGGCTGAACAATCTCTTATCACGGTAGAGGGCGATAAAGCTTCTATGGAAGTGCCTGCGCCATTCGCCGGTACGGTTAAAGAGATCAAAATCAACACTGGTGATAAAGTCAGCACTGGTTCTCTGATTATGGTATTTGAAGTGGCAGGTGCAGCGGCACCCGCTGCGGTAACTGAGTCAGCACCGGCAGCTCCTGCTGCACCGGCTGCCTCTGCTGCCAAAAATGTTGAAGTACCAGACATTGGTGGTGATGAAGTTGAAGTCACAGAAGTGATGGTGAAAGTGGGCGATAAAGTTGCCGCTGAACAATCACTGATTACCGTTGAAGGTGATAAAGCTTCGATGGAAGTTCCGGCACCCTTCGCGGGCATCGTGAAAGAGATCAAAATTAACACCGGCGACAAAGTGAAAACCGGTTCTTTGATCATGGTGTTTGAAGTGGAAGGCGCGGCACCTGCTGCTGCACCAGCCCAGCAAGCCGCACCTGCCGCTGCGCCGGCCAAAGCCGCTGCTGTATCGGCACCAACTGCCAGCAACAGCAAAGGCGAATTCGCTGAGAATGATGCTTACGTGCATGCAACGCCGGTTATCCGTCGTTTGGCCCGTGAATTTGGCGTAAATCTGGCGAAAGTGAAAGGTACTGGTCGTAAAGGCCGTATCCTGCGCGAAGACGTTCAGGCTTATGTGAAAGATGCGGTCAAACGTGCTGAAGCGGCTCCCGCAGCTGCCACCGGTGGTGGTCTGCCAGGCATGCTGCCTTGGCCGAAAGTTGATTTCAGCAAGTTTGGCGAAATCGAAGAAGTGGAATTGGGTCGTATCCAGAAAATCTCTGGTGCTAACTTGAGCCGTAACTGGGTCATGATTCCACATGTCACTCACTTCGACAAAACCGATATCACCGATCTGGAAGCGTTCCGTAAGCTGCAGAACGACGAAGCTGCTAAGCGTAAACTGGACGTGAAGTTCACCCCAGTGGTGTTCATCATGAAAGCTGTTGCTGCTGCCCTTGAGCAGATGCCACGTTTCAACAGCTCACTGTCCGAAGATGGCCAGAAGTTGACGCTGAAAAAGTACATCAATATCGGTGTTGCGGTAGATACGCCAAATGGTTTGGTCGTTCCGGTATTCAAGGATGTGAACAAGAAAAGCATCACTGAACTGTCCCGTGAACTGATGGCTATCTCGAAGAAAGCTCGTGATGGCAAGCTGACCGCTGGCGAAATGCAGGGCGGTTGCTTCACCATCTCCAGCTTGGGCGGTATCGGGACAACTCACTTCGCGCCGATTGTTAACGCGCCGGAAGTGGCTATCTTGGGTGTCTCCAAGTCTGCGATAGAGCCAGTCTGGAACGGTAAAGAGTTCCAGCCGCGTCTGATGATGCCGATGTCGCTCTCCTTCGACCACCGTGTGATAGACGGTGCTGATGGTGCGCGCTTTATCACTATCATCAACAATATGCTGGCCGACATTCGCCGTCTGGTGATGTAA
- the lpdA gene encoding dihydrolipoyl dehydrogenase, whose product MSTEIKTQVVVLGAGPAGYSAAFRCADLGLETILVERYATLGGVCLNVGCIPSKALLHVAKVIEEAKALAEHGIVFGEPKTDIDKVRVWKEKVINQLTGGLAGMAKGRKVKVVNGLGKFTGANTLVVEGENGPTTITFDNAIIAAGSRPIQLPFIPHEDPRVWDSTDALALKTVPERLLVMGGGIIGLEMGTVYHALGSKIDVVEMADQVIPAADKDVVKVFTKRISKQFNLMLETKVTAVEAKEDGIYVTMEGKKAPAEPQRYDAVLVAIGRVPNGKLLDAGQAGVEVDERGFIHVDKQLRTNVPHIFAIGDIVGQPMLAHKGVHEGHVAAEVISGMKHYFDPKVIPSIAYTEPEVAWVGLTEKEAKEKGISYETSTFPWAASGRAIASDCADGMTKLIFDKETHRIIGGAIVGTNGGELLGEIGLAIEMGCDAEDIALTIHAHPTLHESVGLAAEIYEGSITDLPNPKAKKK is encoded by the coding sequence ATGAGTACTGAAATTAAAACTCAGGTCGTGGTACTTGGGGCAGGCCCAGCAGGGTACTCTGCTGCTTTTCGTTGCGCGGATTTAGGTTTAGAAACCATTCTGGTTGAGCGTTACGCCACTCTGGGTGGTGTTTGCCTGAATGTCGGTTGTATCCCATCCAAAGCGTTGTTGCACGTCGCTAAAGTTATCGAAGAAGCTAAAGCATTAGCTGAACACGGTATCGTGTTTGGCGAGCCTAAAACTGATATTGATAAAGTACGTGTTTGGAAAGAGAAAGTTATCAATCAGTTAACCGGTGGCTTGGCAGGTATGGCTAAAGGCCGTAAAGTCAAAGTAGTTAACGGTTTAGGTAAGTTCACTGGCGCTAACACCCTAGTGGTTGAGGGTGAAAACGGCCCGACGACCATTACTTTCGATAACGCGATTATCGCCGCTGGCTCTCGTCCAATCCAACTGCCATTCATTCCTCATGAAGACCCACGTGTTTGGGACTCCACTGATGCGCTGGCACTGAAAACCGTTCCTGAGCGTTTGCTGGTCATGGGCGGCGGGATCATCGGTCTGGAAATGGGTACGGTTTACCATGCGTTGGGGTCGAAGATTGATGTAGTCGAAATGGCTGATCAAGTTATTCCGGCTGCTGACAAAGACGTAGTGAAGGTCTTTACCAAACGTATCAGTAAGCAATTCAACCTGATGCTGGAAACCAAAGTGACTGCGGTAGAAGCCAAAGAAGACGGTATCTATGTCACGATGGAAGGCAAAAAAGCGCCAGCAGAACCACAGCGTTATGATGCAGTGCTGGTGGCTATCGGCCGTGTCCCTAACGGTAAATTACTGGATGCAGGTCAGGCTGGCGTTGAAGTTGACGAACGTGGCTTTATCCACGTTGATAAACAACTGCGTACCAACGTACCGCACATCTTTGCTATCGGTGACATCGTGGGTCAGCCAATGCTGGCACATAAAGGTGTTCACGAAGGCCATGTTGCTGCTGAAGTTATCTCCGGCATGAAGCATTACTTCGATCCGAAAGTTATTCCATCCATTGCGTACACTGAACCAGAAGTCGCATGGGTTGGTTTGACCGAGAAAGAAGCCAAAGAAAAGGGCATCAGCTACGAAACCTCCACCTTCCCGTGGGCGGCATCAGGTCGTGCTATCGCGTCTGATTGTGCAGACGGTATGACCAAATTGATTTTCGACAAAGAAACACACCGTATCATCGGTGGTGCAATTGTCGGGACTAACGGTGGTGAACTGTTAGGTGAAATCGGTCTGGCAATCGAGATGGGTTGTGATGCTGAAGATATCGCATTAACTATCCATGCTCACCCAACGTTGCATGAATCTGTCGGCCTGGCAGCAGAAATCTACGAAGGTAGCATTACTGACTTGCCTAACCCGAAAGCGAAAAAGAAATAA
- a CDS encoding helix-turn-helix transcriptional regulator has protein sequence MSAVKKNKLRNISPSSKPIYRDQIVQQSNLVASDYQLSGAKSLSTDPVLYGDFQVLRLNPHLILHTANVTNLYDIKTQNQLNPALKLAIVVSGSAHISFGGKELHLQEKGDASLVSLTENTLFTRHGKNNSHERTLTLTFDREWLYGDLLPQAGSWDTLYNFTQQHLAIHLWRPSVHAQAIAQKIASAPPFATPLERLHCETQCIGLIIEAFSSLEQQALQQNKVSLRGMNRIQQVRDWLESGEADHLSMSELARLVNMSQSTLQRRFRESYNITVFEYLRHCRLKRAMLAIQKEGITIDQAATIAGYTSPANFATALRRTFDISPSQLRVGVIFDR, from the coding sequence ATGTCGGCGGTGAAGAAAAACAAGTTGCGCAATATTTCCCCGTCATCCAAACCGATTTATCGCGACCAAATTGTGCAACAGTCAAATCTGGTGGCCAGCGACTATCAACTGAGTGGCGCGAAGTCATTGTCCACTGATCCGGTTTTGTATGGCGATTTTCAAGTATTACGTCTGAATCCGCATCTGATCCTGCATACCGCGAATGTGACTAACCTCTACGATATCAAAACTCAGAATCAGCTCAATCCGGCGCTGAAGCTAGCAATTGTGGTCAGTGGCAGTGCACATATCTCATTTGGCGGTAAAGAACTGCATTTGCAGGAAAAGGGCGATGCCTCACTGGTTTCCCTGACTGAAAACACCCTATTTACTCGCCACGGTAAGAACAATAGCCATGAGCGCACTCTGACCCTCACCTTTGACCGTGAATGGCTGTATGGCGATCTATTACCGCAAGCCGGTTCTTGGGATACGTTATACAACTTTACTCAGCAACATCTGGCGATTCATTTATGGCGGCCATCAGTTCACGCCCAAGCCATCGCCCAGAAAATAGCGAGTGCTCCGCCCTTTGCAACTCCACTGGAACGTTTGCATTGTGAAACACAATGTATTGGCTTAATTATCGAAGCATTCAGTTCGCTGGAGCAGCAGGCGTTACAGCAAAATAAAGTCTCTTTACGTGGCATGAATCGAATCCAGCAAGTACGTGATTGGCTGGAAAGTGGCGAGGCAGACCATCTATCGATGAGTGAATTGGCGCGTTTGGTCAATATGAGTCAAAGCACTTTGCAGCGGCGTTTTCGTGAAAGCTACAACATTACGGTATTTGAGTATTTACGCCATTGCCGTTTAAAGCGCGCCATGCTGGCTATCCAGAAAGAAGGGATCACTATCGATCAAGCGGCAACTATTGCGGGTTATACCAGCCCGGCGAATTTCGCTACGGCGTTGCGCCGCACTTTCGATATTTCGCCCAGCCAATTACGAGTTGGGGTTATCTTTGATCGCTAA